In Sardina pilchardus chromosome 10, fSarPil1.1, whole genome shotgun sequence, one genomic interval encodes:
- the ndrg4 gene encoding protein NDRG4 isoform X3 — translation MAAMKEQQFTEEKPLLPEQRGQDTEMENCETMTVVGDWQEHDVETPYGMLHVVIRGAPKGNKPAILTYHDVGLNHKLCFNSFFQNEDMQEITKHFVVCHVDAPGQQIGASQFPQGYQYPTMDQLAGMLPTVLQHFGFKSIVGIGVGAGAYILAKLALIFPDLVEGLVLLNIDPNGKGWIDWATTKLSGLTSALPETVLPHLFSQEELMNNTELVQNYRQQINMVNQFNLQLFWNMYNGRRDLEMNRIGTVLNAKTLKCPVMLVVGDNAPAEEGVVECNSKLDPTKTTFLKMSDSGGLPQLTQPGKLSEAFKYFLQGMGYIAYVKDRRLSGGSVPTASMTRLARSRTASLTSGSSLDGSRSRACTQSDSSEGVAQLSHTMEVSC, via the exons GAGAACTGCGAGACCATGACAGTGGTTGGTGACTggcag GAGCATGATGTGGAGACGCCTTATGGGATGCTGCATGTGGTGATCCGAGGGGCCCCCAAAGGAAACAAGCCAGCCATCCTCACATACCACGACGTGGGGCTCAACc ATAAGCTGTGCTTCAACTCTTTCTTCCAGAATGAGGACATGCAGGAGATCACAAAGCACTTTGTGGTGTGTCATGTGGATGCTCCAGGACAGCAGATAGGAGCGTCCCAGTTCCCACaagg GTACCAGTATCCCACCATGGACCAGCTGGCTGGCATGTTGCCCACTGTCTTGCAGCATTTTgg ATTTAAGAGCATTGTGGGAATTGGAGTTGGAGCTGGTGCCTACATCCTGGCCAAATTGGCA CTGATTTTCCCAGACCTAGTGGAGGGCCTTGTGCTGCTCAACATCGACCCCAATGGGAAGGGCTGGATTGACTGGGCAACAACCAAG TTGTCTGGACTCACCAGTGCCCTGCCAGAGACAGTCCTGCCTCATCTTTTCAGCCAG gagGAGCTCATGAACAACACTGAGCTAGTGCAGAACTACAGACAACAGATCAACATGGTCAATCAGTTCAACCTGCAGCTCTTCTGGAACATGTACAacgg CCGTCGGGACCTTGAAATGAACCGCATAGGGACAGTGCTGAATGCCAAGACACTGAA gtGCCCAGTCATGCTGGTTGTTGGGGACAATGCTCCAGCTGAAGAGGGTGTG GTTGAGTGCAACTCTAAGCTGGACCCAACTAAGACCACTTTCCTGAAG ATGTCTGATTCAGGTGGACTTCCCCAGCTCACTCAG CCTGGAAAACTGTCTGAGGCGTTCAAGTACTTTCTTCAGGGGATGGGCTACA ttGCATATGTAAAGGATCGCAGGTTGAGTGGAGGGTCAG TGCCCACAGCTAGTATGACCCGGCTGGCTCGCTCTCGGACGGCGTCGCTGACCAGCGGCAGCTCCCTGGACGGCTCTCGCTCCCGCGCCTGCACCCAGTCGGACAGCAGCGAGGGCGTGGCCCAGCTCAGCCACACCATGGAGGTGTCCTGCTGA
- the ndrg4 gene encoding protein NDRG4 isoform X4 yields MPECWDGEHDVETPYGMLHVVIRGAPKGNKPAILTYHDVGLNHKLCFNSFFQNEDMQEITKHFVVCHVDAPGQQIGASQFPQGYQYPTMDQLAGMLPTVLQHFGFKSIVGIGVGAGAYILAKLALIFPDLVEGLVLLNIDPNGKGWIDWATTKLSGLTSALPETVLPHLFSQEELMNNTELVQNYRQQINMVNQFNLQLFWNMYNGRRDLEMNRIGTVLNAKTLKCPVMLVVGDNAPAEEGVVECNSKLDPTKTTFLKMSDSGGLPQLTQPGKLSEAFKYFLQGMGYIAYVKDRRLSGGSVPTASMTRLARSRTASLTSGSSLDGSRSRACTQSDSSEGVAQLSHTMEVSC; encoded by the exons ATGCCTGAGTGCTGGGACGGG GAGCATGATGTGGAGACGCCTTATGGGATGCTGCATGTGGTGATCCGAGGGGCCCCCAAAGGAAACAAGCCAGCCATCCTCACATACCACGACGTGGGGCTCAACc ATAAGCTGTGCTTCAACTCTTTCTTCCAGAATGAGGACATGCAGGAGATCACAAAGCACTTTGTGGTGTGTCATGTGGATGCTCCAGGACAGCAGATAGGAGCGTCCCAGTTCCCACaagg GTACCAGTATCCCACCATGGACCAGCTGGCTGGCATGTTGCCCACTGTCTTGCAGCATTTTgg ATTTAAGAGCATTGTGGGAATTGGAGTTGGAGCTGGTGCCTACATCCTGGCCAAATTGGCA CTGATTTTCCCAGACCTAGTGGAGGGCCTTGTGCTGCTCAACATCGACCCCAATGGGAAGGGCTGGATTGACTGGGCAACAACCAAG TTGTCTGGACTCACCAGTGCCCTGCCAGAGACAGTCCTGCCTCATCTTTTCAGCCAG gagGAGCTCATGAACAACACTGAGCTAGTGCAGAACTACAGACAACAGATCAACATGGTCAATCAGTTCAACCTGCAGCTCTTCTGGAACATGTACAacgg CCGTCGGGACCTTGAAATGAACCGCATAGGGACAGTGCTGAATGCCAAGACACTGAA gtGCCCAGTCATGCTGGTTGTTGGGGACAATGCTCCAGCTGAAGAGGGTGTG GTTGAGTGCAACTCTAAGCTGGACCCAACTAAGACCACTTTCCTGAAG ATGTCTGATTCAGGTGGACTTCCCCAGCTCACTCAG CCTGGAAAACTGTCTGAGGCGTTCAAGTACTTTCTTCAGGGGATGGGCTACA ttGCATATGTAAAGGATCGCAGGTTGAGTGGAGGGTCAG TGCCCACAGCTAGTATGACCCGGCTGGCTCGCTCTCGGACGGCGTCGCTGACCAGCGGCAGCTCCCTGGACGGCTCTCGCTCCCGCGCCTGCACCCAGTCGGACAGCAGCGAGGGCGTGGCCCAGCTCAGCCACACCATGGAGGTGTCCTGCTGA
- the si:ch211-194m7.8 gene encoding olfactomedin-4: MLFSLAMLDHHSLRSTPSAPANTMLGLLLILSLTESVHPQRLSGQLRDGSCVCDASSLAWTFPAVKYENVSNLVQDCGDALHKLQAQVEETEATMPQLLANVVNVTRRLGQFQYLNSNGLYNALHLKQLSAELDQLQQVADITHNDSPSKDTVKLTTEIAQAKVNVEKMYKDNVFNLETVKENLRRLNNRVQSCRTIPTEFRSTCSQRIMTNISAAVVTKLSSYGKSYIAGAWGRETKLGSEDRYWVQPLTSGHRSGNVMRTYSSFGDFMAFKNYKDESIAPSNTHVNAIQGPGTLLYGEAVFYQCYNTRELCRFDLKTQTTLRKALPDAGFNNQFPYCYYTCFDWSDINLSSDERGLWVIYSTLANHGNLEVSLLDADSLNVTHTWKTHLFKKSVTNAFMVCGVLYATRFVDTYREEVFYAFDTTTGHEDNSLALPLEKVAARVANLHYNPQDRRLYMYNEGYLLAYQAVF, translated from the exons ATGCTCTTCTCACTCGCTATGCTGGATCACCACAGTCTCCGCTCTACTCCCTCAGCACCAGCTAACACCATGCTGGGCCTTCTGCTCATCCTCTCGCTCACT gagaGTGTCCATCCTCAGCGGTTGAGTGGGCAGCTACGTGAcggttcttgtgtgtgtgatgcgagTAGCCTCGCGTGGACTTTCCCCGCTGTAAAATATGAAAACGTATCCAATCTGGTGCAGGACTGTGGGGATGCTCTTCACAAGCTCCAAGCACAG GTTGAGGAGACGGAAGCTACGATGCCACAACTTTTGGCCAATGTTGTAAATGTGACGCGGCGTCTGGGCCAGTTCCAGTACCTGAACTCTAACGGCCTGTACAACGCGCTCCACCTGAAGCAGCTCAGCGCAGAGCTAGACCAGCTCCAGCAGGTCGCAGACATCACCCACAATGACAGCCCATCTAAAGACACCGTGAAACTCACCACAGAG ATTGCCCAAGCTAAAGTGAATGTAGAGAAGATGTACAAAGACAACGTCTTCAATCTGGAGACGGTGAAAGAAAACTTACGCCGACTGAACAACCGTGTGCAATCCTGTCGCACCATCCCCACAGAATTTAGAA GCACCTGTTCTCAGCGCATCATGACCAACATCAGCGCCGCCGTCGTCACCAAGCTCAGCTCTTACGGGAAGTCCTACATAGCGGGGGCCTGGGGGCGCGAGACCAAGCTGGGCAGCGAGGACCGCTACTGGGTCCAGCCGCTCACCAGCGGCCATCGCTCCGGGAACGTCATGCGGACGTACAGCTCCTTCGGCGACTTCATGGCGTTCAAGAACTACAAGGACGAGTCCATCGCGCCCTCCAACACCCACGTCAACGCCATCCAGGGCCCGGGCACTCTGCTGTACGGAGAAGCTGTTTTCTACCAGTGCTACAACACACGGGAGCTGTGTCGCTTCGACCTCAAGACCCAGACCACGCTACGCAAGGCGCTCCCCGACGCCGGTTTCAACAACCAGTTCCCCTACTGTTACTACACCTGCTTCGACTGGAGCGACATCAACCTGTCGTCCGACGAGCGAGGCCTGTGGGTCATCTACTCCACGCTGGCTAACCACGGCAACCTGGAGGTGAGCCTGCTGGACGCCGACTCGCTCAACGTCACGCACACGTGGAAGACGCACCTGTTCAAGAAGTCCGTGACCAACGCCTTCATGGTGTGCGGGGTCCTGTACGCCACACGCTTCGTGGACACGTACCGCGAGGAAGTGTTCTACGCCTTCGACACCACCACGGGTCACGAGGACAACAGCTTGGCTCTGCCTCTGGAGAAGGTGGCCGCACGGGTAGCCAATCTGCATTACAACCCCCAGGACAGAAGGCTGTACATGTACAATGAAGGCTACCTTCTGGCCTACCAAGCTGTCTTCTAA
- the ndrg4 gene encoding protein NDRG4 isoform X5, which translates to MPECWDGEHDVETPYGMLHVVIRGAPKGNKPAILTYHDVGLNHKLCFNSFFQNEDMQEITKHFVVCHVDAPGQQIGASQFPQGYQYPTMDQLAGMLPTVLQHFGFKSIVGIGVGAGAYILAKLALIFPDLVEGLVLLNIDPNGKGWIDWATTKLSGLTSALPETVLPHLFSQEELMNNTELVQNYRQQINMVNQFNLQLFWNMYNGRRDLEMNRIGTVLNAKTLKCPVMLVVGDNAPAEEGVVECNSKLDPTKTTFLKMSDSGGLPQLTQPGKLSEAFKYFLQGMGYMPTASMTRLARSRTASLTSGSSLDGSRSRACTQSDSSEGVAQLSHTMEVSC; encoded by the exons ATGCCTGAGTGCTGGGACGGG GAGCATGATGTGGAGACGCCTTATGGGATGCTGCATGTGGTGATCCGAGGGGCCCCCAAAGGAAACAAGCCAGCCATCCTCACATACCACGACGTGGGGCTCAACc ATAAGCTGTGCTTCAACTCTTTCTTCCAGAATGAGGACATGCAGGAGATCACAAAGCACTTTGTGGTGTGTCATGTGGATGCTCCAGGACAGCAGATAGGAGCGTCCCAGTTCCCACaagg GTACCAGTATCCCACCATGGACCAGCTGGCTGGCATGTTGCCCACTGTCTTGCAGCATTTTgg ATTTAAGAGCATTGTGGGAATTGGAGTTGGAGCTGGTGCCTACATCCTGGCCAAATTGGCA CTGATTTTCCCAGACCTAGTGGAGGGCCTTGTGCTGCTCAACATCGACCCCAATGGGAAGGGCTGGATTGACTGGGCAACAACCAAG TTGTCTGGACTCACCAGTGCCCTGCCAGAGACAGTCCTGCCTCATCTTTTCAGCCAG gagGAGCTCATGAACAACACTGAGCTAGTGCAGAACTACAGACAACAGATCAACATGGTCAATCAGTTCAACCTGCAGCTCTTCTGGAACATGTACAacgg CCGTCGGGACCTTGAAATGAACCGCATAGGGACAGTGCTGAATGCCAAGACACTGAA gtGCCCAGTCATGCTGGTTGTTGGGGACAATGCTCCAGCTGAAGAGGGTGTG GTTGAGTGCAACTCTAAGCTGGACCCAACTAAGACCACTTTCCTGAAG ATGTCTGATTCAGGTGGACTTCCCCAGCTCACTCAG CCTGGAAAACTGTCTGAGGCGTTCAAGTACTTTCTTCAGGGGATGGGCTACA TGCCCACAGCTAGTATGACCCGGCTGGCTCGCTCTCGGACGGCGTCGCTGACCAGCGGCAGCTCCCTGGACGGCTCTCGCTCCCGCGCCTGCACCCAGTCGGACAGCAGCGAGGGCGTGGCCCAGCTCAGCCACACCATGGAGGTGTCCTGCTGA